One part of the Actinotignum schaalii genome encodes these proteins:
- a CDS encoding ABC transporter ATP-binding protein, with translation MSAPDQQGPEAQGTAAPETAAAATSASATADSATYLRGVTFTYQSDPELPATECGVRDVDLDFPAGSCTLITGPSGSGKSTILKLLNGLIPELYPGELHGEVRLAGHSTTATPIQELGRAAGTVFQNPRAQFFTAKVLEELAFAGENAGDAAEVIAERIAHAATTWNIERFLPRRLAQLSGGELQLVASAAALVGPHRILLFDEPTSNLSPEMVGHFAQVVRALKARGWTTIIAEHRLYPLRGVADRVVVMHGGRITGRYAAADFFAMDESERIGLGLRTLRVPERAARVPATTHKGDDAGPSASAPTTPGVVAEAVRFAYGPHEVLNLERVEIPAGQVTALTGPNGAGKTTLARVLIGLAHPESGARISFGGKMCRGRERLRHSSLVMQDVTRQLFAETVRGEVALGNSGVSAERIEQVLADLGLGEVADRHPATLSGGQKQRLVVANATVAHADFYVFDEPTSGVDYRHLRSISTHIRALAARGATVLVISHDPEFINEVADNELHLEPRDPESGTQRAELFGLLK, from the coding sequence ATGAGCGCGCCCGATCAGCAAGGCCCCGAAGCCCAGGGCACCGCGGCTCCCGAAACTGCGGCCGCCGCAACGTCTGCTTCCGCAACCGCGGATTCCGCCACCTACCTGCGCGGCGTGACCTTCACCTACCAGAGCGATCCCGAGCTGCCCGCTACCGAGTGCGGCGTGCGCGATGTCGACCTCGACTTCCCGGCCGGCTCGTGCACCCTCATCACCGGGCCGTCCGGCTCCGGGAAATCCACGATCCTCAAGCTCCTCAACGGCCTTATCCCCGAGCTTTACCCTGGCGAACTGCACGGCGAGGTCCGCCTGGCAGGGCACAGCACCACCGCCACTCCGATTCAGGAACTCGGGCGCGCTGCCGGCACTGTTTTCCAAAACCCGCGCGCGCAATTCTTCACCGCGAAAGTCCTCGAGGAACTCGCCTTCGCCGGCGAAAACGCCGGGGACGCCGCCGAGGTTATCGCCGAACGCATCGCCCACGCCGCCACCACCTGGAATATCGAGCGTTTCCTGCCACGCCGCCTCGCCCAGCTTTCCGGGGGCGAATTGCAATTAGTGGCGAGCGCCGCCGCGCTGGTCGGCCCGCACCGCATCCTCCTTTTCGACGAACCAACCTCCAACCTCAGCCCCGAGATGGTCGGGCATTTCGCGCAGGTTGTACGCGCCCTCAAAGCCCGCGGCTGGACCACGATCATCGCCGAACACCGCCTCTACCCGCTGCGTGGCGTAGCGGACCGCGTCGTCGTGATGCACGGCGGGCGCATCACCGGGCGCTACGCCGCCGCGGATTTCTTCGCGATGGACGAAAGCGAACGCATCGGCTTGGGCCTGCGGACCTTGCGGGTACCCGAACGTGCGGCGCGCGTGCCCGCCACTACACATAAGGGCGACGACGCCGGCCCGTCTGCCAGCGCGCCCACCACTCCGGGCGTGGTGGCCGAGGCGGTGCGCTTTGCCTACGGGCCCCACGAGGTGCTCAATCTGGAGCGCGTGGAGATCCCGGCCGGGCAGGTCACCGCGCTGACGGGGCCCAACGGGGCGGGGAAAACCACCCTGGCTCGGGTACTCATCGGCCTGGCCCATCCGGAATCGGGTGCGCGGATTTCCTTCGGTGGGAAAATGTGCCGGGGGCGCGAGCGGCTGCGCCATTCCAGCTTGGTGATGCAGGATGTCACCCGCCAGCTTTTCGCGGAAACCGTGCGCGGGGAAGTGGCTCTGGGTAATTCCGGGGTGAGCGCGGAACGGATCGAGCAGGTCTTGGCGGACCTCGGATTAGGCGAAGTGGCGGACCGGCATCCGGCTACCCTATCGGGCGGGCAGAAGCAGCGCCTCGTCGTCGCCAATGCAACGGTGGCACATGCCGACTTTTATGTCTTTGACGAACCGACCTCCGGGGTGGATTATCGGCACCTCCGCTCCATCTCCACTCACATCCGCGCGCTTGCAGCGCGCGGAGCCACGGTCCTGGTGATCAGCCACGATCCGGAGTTCATTAACGAGGTGGCCGATAACGAGCTGCATTTGGAGCCGCGGGATCCGGAAAGTGGAACGCAGCGCGCCGAGCTATTCGGCCTGCTAAAGTGA
- a CDS encoding MptD family putative ECF transporter S component, which produces MKTKDFINIGVFTAIYFVVLFGFGMLGVINPAMMFVGYALGIIANGVVVFLFKARAPKFGTLGLMALLVGALMVLTGHPWVTVLLTFGLGLLGDYLFTRGKRYLKILGYALMSLWYVAPWFPVLTDAEGYYQYIAGSMGTEYADGLRWFLSPTMIAIWGVAVFVLGIIGGFFGDSVLRRHFRTSGIAR; this is translated from the coding sequence GTGAAAACTAAAGACTTTATTAACATTGGCGTTTTTACCGCCATCTACTTCGTTGTGCTTTTCGGCTTCGGCATGCTGGGCGTCATCAACCCGGCCATGATGTTCGTGGGCTACGCGCTGGGGATTATCGCCAACGGCGTCGTCGTTTTCCTCTTCAAAGCACGCGCCCCGAAATTCGGCACCCTCGGGCTGATGGCACTGCTCGTAGGCGCGCTTATGGTGCTCACCGGCCATCCGTGGGTGACCGTGCTGCTCACCTTCGGCCTGGGGCTGCTGGGCGATTACCTCTTCACGCGCGGCAAGCGCTACCTCAAGATCCTCGGCTATGCGTTGATGTCGCTGTGGTACGTCGCCCCGTGGTTCCCGGTCCTCACCGACGCGGAAGGCTACTACCAGTACATCGCCGGCTCCATGGGCACCGAGTACGCCGACGGCCTGCGCTGGTTCCTCTCCCCGACCATGATTGCCATCTGGGGCGTGGCCGTGTTCGTGCTCGGGATCATCGGCGGTTTCTTCGGTGATTCGGTGCTGCGTCGCCATTTCCGCACGTCCGGTATCGCACGCTAG
- the codB gene encoding cytosine permease, whose translation MSVTETKIPTATQSIDHPIDGNLTIPAESGISTGSGISTSSGIPDNPGLSGIPDSAGVNNRPDEDFSFGVVPTSSRRSFWAVGFVMLGFTFFSASMSVGAKLGIGLDLGGFIAAVSIGGAILATFTGALAYVGAKTGMGVDELARHSFGRFGSFLPSFLIAFTQMGWFGVGVAMFAIPTAEILNISPWPIVLIAGGLMTASAYYGIKAIEIVSFISVPLIAGLGTYSMVTATVDGGGLTRIFANTSGMPVMVGVGLVVGSFISGGSATPNFTRFAGSAKSAVITTVIAFLLGNTLMFSFGAVGGAFTGKDDIFYVMIAQGLAIPALIVLGANIWTTNNNALYTTGLGFANMTKRPKKPLVIIAGILGTLCALWLYDNFVGWLSFLNATLPPIGTVLVADYFANRRAYQAIVEAVETGRISAADTSNTSATRAVAWPAVIAVAAGALVGWTIPVGIASLNAIVATLAVFFAGRGVVAKMK comes from the coding sequence ATGTCCGTGACGGAAACGAAAATCCCGACCGCCACTCAATCGATTGATCACCCCATCGATGGGAATCTCACCATTCCCGCCGAATCCGGTATTTCCACCGGTTCTGGAATTTCCACCAGTTCCGGTATTCCCGATAATCCCGGCCTTTCCGGTATTCCTGATTCCGCAGGAGTTAACAACCGGCCGGACGAGGATTTCTCATTCGGAGTTGTTCCCACTTCAAGCCGACGTTCCTTTTGGGCCGTCGGCTTTGTTATGCTCGGCTTCACTTTCTTCTCCGCGTCCATGTCGGTCGGGGCGAAGCTCGGCATCGGCCTAGATCTGGGCGGCTTCATCGCCGCGGTCTCCATCGGCGGCGCGATCCTGGCCACCTTCACCGGGGCGCTGGCCTACGTGGGCGCGAAAACCGGGATGGGCGTGGATGAACTCGCCCGCCACTCCTTCGGCCGCTTCGGTTCCTTCCTCCCCTCCTTCCTCATCGCCTTCACCCAGATGGGCTGGTTCGGCGTGGGCGTGGCCATGTTCGCCATCCCGACCGCGGAAATCCTCAATATTAGCCCCTGGCCGATTGTGCTTATCGCCGGCGGCCTCATGACCGCCTCTGCCTACTACGGCATCAAGGCCATCGAAATCGTGTCCTTCATCTCCGTGCCGCTTATCGCGGGGCTGGGCACCTACTCGATGGTGACCGCCACGGTGGACGGCGGCGGCCTCACCCGCATCTTTGCGAACACCAGCGGCATGCCGGTTATGGTGGGAGTTGGCCTGGTGGTCGGCTCGTTCATCTCGGGCGGCTCGGCCACCCCGAACTTCACCCGCTTCGCCGGCTCCGCGAAATCCGCGGTTATCACCACGGTCATCGCCTTCCTGCTGGGCAATACCCTCATGTTCTCCTTCGGCGCGGTGGGCGGGGCTTTCACCGGCAAGGACGATATTTTCTACGTCATGATCGCCCAGGGCCTGGCCATCCCCGCGCTCATCGTGCTGGGCGCGAATATTTGGACCACGAATAACAACGCCCTCTACACCACCGGCCTGGGCTTCGCGAATATGACGAAGCGCCCCAAGAAGCCGCTGGTCATCATCGCCGGCATCCTTGGCACCCTGTGCGCGCTGTGGCTCTACGACAACTTCGTGGGCTGGCTGAGCTTCCTCAACGCCACCCTGCCCCCGATCGGCACCGTGCTGGTGGCCGACTACTTCGCCAACCGCCGCGCCTACCAGGCCATCGTGGAAGCCGTGGAAACCGGGCGGATTTCCGCCGCGGACACCTCGAATACCTCGGCGACCCGCGCGGTGGCTTGGCCCGCGGTGATCGCGGTGGCGGCCGGGGCGCTGGTGGGCTGGACCATCCCGGTGGGGATTGCCTCGCTCAACGCTATCGTGGCCACGCTGGCCGTGTTCTTCGCTGGCCGCGGCGTCGTCGCAAAAATGAAGTAA
- a CDS encoding Cna B-type domain-containing protein has product MVRKLSGALSALIIGLLAVIAPLPAALGEPGEVTPSTWDELITTASQSGDVSATLSHKLTLSADSPVLRVPAGTQLTLTGSGDVAGANLPAIQVDKGGSLTLAGPSFTKAQFVVEGTLTVSAGSIHDTALTGPVIFVKGGDLNISGTADFSKNSSAPQDGTLGPSGVVAKKYAPITAYGGSITVSGGTLTENSGLQLGGAIGVWGSAEQPAKLVISGGTLSKNTVSHPRFRGYGGAVFTEGATVELSGGTLSENATEIGGAMALMQSPFTMSGGEIRGNSNGEFAGAGGGIFTSGGDVHITGGTVADNSASGFGGGLNIQNATASITGLTVTGNTALKSGGGMAFGGTTKAVINAALIRDNTAQGFYGGGGIYNDDGSTLTVHNALVRNNDIRDAFLIGVGGHPISAQGGGVWNCPTGRTTLHITRGVAIFDNSAPDIGKDKKYKGAGDDFLSVSEHDYGSATPTKGKPVVVTERMLGGSPRVWFQDGSVYSIRSNWEPEKQLPRYQEGGQNTPVPFGQPINDNKAFKSVPSAEAKALAEVLASVIVENNHATTEGISGGGIANNGELIFGEDDIWTLRVTKAWEGDDAATRPESITLDVLVGGHKLQEITLTAAQQWTAEIANFPNPATLIDAATGRQLPIEFREHGAESSPYTLRTTATTADDGAKLYTVALTNTMSTEVSVAKKWNDDAAPAGLRPDKVTVELLDAGQPVGQSLELSAANGWTGAFTDLPVYREGRKAVYSVREVQVPGYTSVISGDATNGYVITNTHTPPPPTTEPPAPPTTPPTTEPPAPPTTPPCPPTTEPPTPPTTPPTPSVPPTTEPPVPPTTPPAPPTTPPSVPPTVPPSMPPTTPPTVPPSTPPVTPPSTPPANPPRIVRTGSDARSGAAFAATALVAGLGILAWRRIRTER; this is encoded by the coding sequence GTGGTCAGAAAACTCTCCGGCGCCCTGAGCGCCCTTATTATTGGCTTATTAGCGGTGATTGCACCGCTACCGGCCGCGCTCGGGGAGCCGGGCGAGGTCACTCCGTCCACGTGGGATGAACTCATCACCACCGCTTCCCAATCGGGTGATGTGAGCGCGACTCTTTCCCATAAGTTGACTCTCAGCGCGGACTCGCCGGTGCTGCGGGTTCCGGCCGGCACCCAGCTCACCCTCACCGGCAGCGGCGACGTCGCCGGCGCGAACCTACCCGCGATCCAGGTGGACAAGGGTGGTTCTCTCACCCTGGCCGGACCTTCGTTTACCAAGGCCCAATTCGTGGTGGAGGGCACGCTCACGGTAAGTGCCGGCTCGATTCACGATACGGCCCTCACCGGCCCGGTTATTTTCGTCAAGGGCGGGGACCTGAATATCAGCGGCACCGCTGATTTCTCTAAGAATTCCAGTGCGCCGCAGGATGGCACGCTCGGGCCGAGCGGCGTCGTCGCCAAAAAATATGCACCGATTACCGCCTACGGCGGAAGCATCACCGTGAGTGGCGGCACCCTCACCGAGAATTCCGGCCTGCAACTCGGCGGCGCTATCGGGGTGTGGGGCAGCGCGGAGCAGCCCGCGAAGCTCGTGATCAGCGGGGGCACGCTCAGCAAGAACACGGTGAGCCACCCGCGGTTCCGCGGTTATGGCGGGGCGGTCTTCACCGAAGGCGCCACCGTGGAACTGAGCGGCGGCACCCTGAGTGAAAACGCCACTGAAATCGGCGGGGCCATGGCTCTTATGCAATCCCCCTTCACCATGAGTGGCGGGGAAATCCGCGGAAATTCCAATGGTGAATTTGCGGGCGCCGGCGGCGGTATTTTCACCAGTGGTGGCGACGTACATATCACCGGTGGCACGGTCGCGGATAATTCCGCCAGCGGTTTCGGTGGCGGCCTCAATATCCAAAACGCCACCGCCTCAATCACCGGACTGACCGTTACCGGTAACACCGCGCTGAAATCCGGCGGCGGCATGGCTTTCGGCGGCACTACTAAGGCCGTTATTAATGCGGCGCTCATTCGCGATAACACCGCTCAAGGCTTCTACGGTGGCGGCGGTATTTATAACGACGACGGCTCCACCCTCACCGTCCATAACGCCCTCGTCCGCAATAACGATATTCGGGACGCGTTCCTTATCGGAGTGGGTGGGCATCCCATCAGCGCCCAGGGTGGCGGGGTGTGGAACTGCCCCACCGGCAGGACCACCCTGCATATCACCCGGGGCGTCGCTATTTTCGATAATTCCGCACCCGATATCGGCAAGGACAAAAAGTACAAGGGCGCGGGCGATGATTTCCTCAGCGTTTCCGAGCACGACTACGGCAGTGCAACACCGACCAAGGGCAAACCGGTTGTGGTGACCGAACGGATGCTCGGCGGCTCGCCGCGCGTGTGGTTCCAGGACGGTTCCGTCTACAGCATCCGCTCCAATTGGGAGCCGGAAAAGCAGCTGCCGCGTTACCAGGAAGGCGGGCAAAATACCCCGGTTCCCTTCGGCCAGCCGATTAATGACAATAAAGCTTTCAAGTCGGTGCCGAGCGCCGAGGCAAAAGCCCTGGCCGAGGTACTGGCGAGCGTTATTGTCGAAAATAATCACGCTACCACCGAGGGAATCTCCGGCGGCGGCATCGCCAATAACGGTGAGCTGATTTTCGGCGAGGATGACATCTGGACCCTGCGCGTCACGAAGGCCTGGGAGGGCGACGACGCCGCCACCCGCCCCGAATCCATCACACTGGACGTACTGGTAGGCGGGCACAAACTCCAGGAAATCACCCTCACGGCCGCGCAGCAGTGGACGGCCGAGATCGCGAACTTCCCCAACCCGGCCACGCTCATCGACGCGGCCACCGGCAGGCAACTCCCCATCGAATTCCGCGAGCACGGCGCGGAAAGCTCCCCGTACACGCTGCGCACCACCGCCACCACGGCGGACGACGGCGCGAAGCTCTACACGGTGGCACTCACTAACACCATGTCCACCGAGGTTTCGGTGGCGAAGAAATGGAACGACGACGCCGCGCCTGCCGGGCTGCGCCCCGATAAGGTCACGGTGGAACTCCTGGATGCGGGCCAGCCGGTGGGTCAGAGCCTGGAGCTGAGCGCCGCGAACGGATGGACCGGGGCTTTCACGGATCTCCCGGTGTACCGCGAGGGCCGCAAGGCGGTGTACTCGGTTCGCGAAGTGCAGGTTCCCGGGTATACAAGCGTGATCAGCGGGGATGCGACCAACGGGTACGTCATCACGAATACTCATACACCGCCGCCGCCCACCACGGAGCCGCCGGCGCCTCCGACTACTCCGCCAACAACGGAGCCTCCGGCACCTCCCACAACGCCACCGTGCCCGCCGACGACGGAGCCTCCGACTCCGCCAACCACGCCGCCTACTCCGAGCGTGCCACCGACCACGGAGCCGCCCGTTCCGCCGACCACTCCCCCGGCGCCTCCCACAACGCCGCCGAGCGTGCCGCCAACGGTGCCGCCGAGCATGCCTCCAACGACACCGCCCACGGTGCCGCCGAGCACACCGCCGGTAACTCCTCCAAGCACCCCTCCGGCTAATCCGCCGCGGATTGTGCGCACCGGTAGCGACGCTCGTTCCGGAGCAGCTTTCGCGGCCACCGCGCTCGTAGCGGGCCTCGGAATCCTGGCCTGGCGCCGCATCCGCACCGAGCGCTAA
- a CDS encoding DUF4232 domain-containing protein, with protein sequence MTDDAPAPAQLPTPERPLWRARGVGAAAVLVLSWVAVVWTVRQSLMLNSYGDGVWCTRGAARWCREASFPGHYHLLIIIVGIVVGIRAWIVLGRSLPRTSSKFGGAGGPRKQVRYLAIAVEVLGALAVVAIAILGSLAALFGGMPEVAAAGVGLLGFGTGMLFSLTLAVGTGACRAAWMNGGVVAVAGAGAGVLMAPSLITAGPLGLIMVVIVSCGVMLGGLVFARENCRVEVDTAAENVGGPAGGSPGSLLKLSLGVTGAAVTLSALGWWLLPSPADRTYVKGESVTFPREVEDSRESSGAPVPQTTPTGEDSPTPEPLPISGEPSRSTRDPRPSAVSEPCTSAQVGVSRSSVDGALGARQVRITLTNRGATACSVRGMTGVWLSDAGGAGDSLPGTELTTTELRTTEITGADSSAYECGVELPPGDSATMEIEWRVSNSGDAGEQQSLGLQLSPGGEVIPVPARKGEETWFDGDITVPIRIGPWH encoded by the coding sequence ATGACTGACGACGCGCCTGCACCCGCGCAGCTCCCCACGCCTGAGCGGCCGCTATGGCGAGCCCGCGGAGTCGGCGCGGCTGCCGTGCTGGTGCTTTCCTGGGTGGCTGTTGTGTGGACTGTGCGTCAGTCCCTGATGCTGAACTCATACGGAGATGGCGTGTGGTGTACGCGGGGTGCCGCGCGGTGGTGCCGGGAGGCGTCTTTCCCGGGGCACTATCATCTCCTTATTATCATCGTCGGAATTGTGGTGGGGATACGTGCCTGGATCGTTCTCGGGCGTTCGCTACCGCGCACCTCGAGCAAGTTTGGCGGTGCCGGCGGTCCGCGCAAGCAGGTACGTTACCTGGCGATAGCGGTGGAAGTGCTCGGTGCGCTCGCGGTGGTCGCGATAGCGATCCTCGGAAGTTTGGCCGCGCTCTTCGGCGGTATGCCTGAGGTAGCCGCGGCCGGGGTAGGTCTGCTCGGGTTCGGAACGGGAATGCTCTTTTCCCTTACCCTCGCGGTGGGAACGGGTGCCTGCCGTGCGGCGTGGATGAACGGCGGGGTGGTGGCCGTGGCCGGAGCTGGCGCGGGCGTGCTGATGGCTCCTAGCCTGATCACCGCGGGGCCCCTGGGTTTGATCATGGTGGTTATTGTTTCTTGTGGGGTGATGCTGGGTGGTCTTGTTTTTGCGCGGGAAAACTGCCGGGTAGAAGTCGATACGGCGGCCGAAAATGTTGGCGGGCCTGCTGGCGGATCACCGGGTTCTCTCCTGAAACTTAGCCTGGGCGTCACCGGCGCGGCGGTGACGCTTTCTGCCTTAGGTTGGTGGCTGCTTCCTTCGCCGGCGGATCGCACCTATGTGAAGGGCGAGTCGGTGACGTTCCCGCGAGAAGTGGAAGATTCCCGAGAATCTTCTGGGGCGCCCGTACCGCAAACTACGCCTACCGGGGAGGATTCGCCCACGCCGGAACCTTTGCCTATTTCTGGAGAGCCGTCCAGGTCTACACGAGATCCGCGCCCGAGCGCGGTTTCGGAACCATGTACGTCCGCGCAGGTGGGGGTGAGCCGGAGCTCGGTGGATGGTGCTCTTGGTGCGCGGCAGGTGCGAATCACGCTCACCAATCGCGGCGCGACCGCGTGCTCGGTGCGGGGCATGACCGGGGTGTGGCTCTCCGATGCGGGAGGTGCGGGCGATAGCCTTCCCGGCACCGAGCTCACGACGACCGAGCTCAGAACCACGGAAATCACCGGAGCGGACTCCAGCGCCTATGAGTGTGGAGTTGAGCTTCCTCCGGGGGACAGTGCCACGATGGAGATTGAGTGGCGGGTAAGTAATTCCGGGGATGCTGGCGAGCAGCAGTCTTTAGGGCTCCAACTGAGTCCCGGTGGTGAAGTGATACCGGTACCCGCGCGGAAAGGCGAGGAGACGTGGTTCGACGGCGATATTACGGTGCCCATCCGGATAGGACCCTGGCACTAA
- a CDS encoding energy-coupling factor transporter transmembrane component T family protein, producing MDSTIFNDDAAGPRARGPLASPTSVPATPGSGVPANPGTEVPAVLDAGAILSLDERRRWRPDPRTVLLLVLVGNALVMTRGSFLLAVIVVLVAALALVSNGRVKLALGIIVVESFWMFLIFLPSLTGASALGAFFVAFGFWMFKLCAAAALAGYALTVLVPGELVAALRALRIPVAVTAPVTVLLRFLPIVVSEYRAVREAMALRGLAMGWSAVFHPLRYLEFILVPLLSSCARIADDMTAAGTLRGLGSRTRPTSLHRLRFSWVDALWLAVIAALIVARYYLANISFTPGGVR from the coding sequence GTGGATTCCACAATTTTTAACGACGACGCCGCGGGCCCGCGTGCTCGCGGCCCACTCGCTTCCCCTACCAGCGTGCCCGCCACGCCCGGCAGCGGCGTGCCCGCTAATCCGGGCACCGAGGTGCCCGCGGTGCTTGATGCCGGCGCGATTCTCAGCCTGGATGAGCGCCGGCGCTGGCGCCCCGACCCGCGCACCGTCCTCCTCCTGGTGCTGGTGGGTAATGCCCTGGTCATGACGCGCGGCAGTTTCCTGCTCGCGGTCATTGTGGTGCTGGTGGCCGCGCTCGCGCTCGTGAGTAACGGGCGGGTGAAACTGGCCCTCGGCATCATCGTGGTGGAATCCTTCTGGATGTTCCTTATTTTCCTCCCGAGCCTCACCGGGGCCTCCGCCTTGGGTGCCTTTTTCGTGGCCTTCGGGTTCTGGATGTTCAAGTTATGCGCGGCGGCCGCCCTGGCCGGGTATGCCCTCACGGTGCTGGTGCCCGGCGAGCTGGTGGCCGCGCTGCGCGCCCTGCGTATCCCGGTGGCGGTCACCGCCCCGGTCACCGTGCTGCTACGTTTCTTGCCCATTGTGGTTTCTGAATATCGGGCGGTGCGCGAGGCGATGGCCCTGCGCGGCCTGGCCATGGGGTGGAGCGCCGTGTTCCACCCGCTGCGCTACCTGGAATTTATTTTGGTCCCGCTGCTGTCCTCCTGCGCCCGCATTGCCGATGACATGACAGCCGCGGGAACCCTGCGCGGCCTCGGCTCGCGCACCCGCCCCACGTCGCTGCATCGCCTGCGTTTCTCCTGGGTGGATGCGCTGTGGCTCGCGGTCATCGCGGCCCTCATTGTGGCGCGCTACTACCTCGCCAATATCAGTTTCACCCCGGGAGGAGTGCGATGA
- a CDS encoding anthranilate synthase component I family protein, translating to MQFYPALAELSALGSEYRVEPEQHSAPEHYSAPEQHSAPEHHSVPEYRAAPVATEILSDSLTPVTALKILKNVSDHVYMLESAGQDQTWGRYTFLGYDPKLEITAVDGQVRINDQPAAYDSPSDAIREVLARYRSPKIPGMPPFAGGLVGYFSYDYVKYAEPTLRLDAPNEEGFNDVDLMLFDTVIAFDNFRQKIILIKVVGLDNLEEEYPRATEELRDLAQLLLHGEPIADTTGHLTGPITPVLNKEEFVAMVERAKHYIHEGDIFQIVLSNCLRAEFTGSLIDTYRVLRTINPSPYMFYFSGHNIEVAGASPETLVKLEDGTLFTFPLAGTRPRGATPAEDARLEEELLADPKELAEHNMLVDLGRNDIGRLAQFGTVNVDRFHDVVRFSHVMHIGSTVSGKIRPECDALDAVASILPAGTLSGAPKIRACQLINDLEGNKRGIYGGAIGYLDFSGNLDTCIGIRIAYKIGNTVYARSGAGIVQDSVAATEYQETLNKAAAVLEALHDAAQLEECS from the coding sequence ATGCAGTTTTACCCTGCCCTCGCTGAGCTGAGCGCCCTCGGATCCGAGTATCGCGTTGAGCCCGAGCAGCACTCGGCGCCCGAGCATTACTCTGCGCCCGAGCAGCACTCGGCGCCCGAGCATCACTCCGTGCCTGAGTACCGTGCCGCGCCCGTCGCCACCGAAATTCTTTCCGATTCCCTCACGCCCGTCACCGCCCTGAAAATACTCAAAAACGTTTCCGATCACGTCTATATGCTCGAATCGGCCGGCCAGGATCAAACCTGGGGGCGTTACACCTTCCTCGGCTACGATCCGAAACTTGAAATTACCGCCGTGGACGGGCAGGTGCGGATTAATGATCAGCCGGCCGCTTATGATTCCCCTTCGGATGCGATCCGCGAGGTGCTCGCCCGCTACCGCAGCCCGAAAATCCCGGGGATGCCGCCCTTCGCCGGCGGTCTGGTGGGATATTTTTCCTATGACTATGTGAAATATGCCGAACCGACCCTGCGCCTCGATGCCCCGAACGAGGAGGGATTTAATGATGTCGATCTCATGCTCTTCGACACCGTTATTGCCTTCGATAACTTCCGCCAAAAAATCATATTAATCAAGGTGGTGGGTCTCGATAACCTCGAGGAAGAATACCCGCGTGCCACGGAAGAATTACGCGACCTGGCCCAGTTGCTGCTGCACGGGGAGCCGATTGCGGATACTACCGGGCACCTGACCGGGCCAATTACCCCGGTCCTTAATAAAGAGGAATTCGTGGCGATGGTGGAGCGCGCCAAGCACTATATTCACGAGGGTGATATTTTCCAGATCGTGCTCTCTAATTGCTTGCGCGCGGAATTCACCGGTTCCCTTATTGATACTTATCGAGTGTTGCGTACTATTAATCCTTCTCCGTATATGTTCTATTTCAGTGGGCATAATATTGAGGTGGCGGGGGCCTCCCCGGAAACCCTGGTGAAATTGGAGGATGGCACCCTCTTCACCTTCCCGCTGGCCGGTACTCGGCCGCGCGGTGCCACGCCCGCGGAGGATGCTCGCCTGGAAGAAGAACTGCTGGCCGACCCGAAGGAGCTGGCCGAACATAATATGCTCGTGGATTTGGGGCGTAATGATATTGGCCGCCTGGCGCAATTCGGCACCGTGAACGTGGATCGTTTCCATGACGTGGTGCGTTTCTCCCACGTCATGCATATTGGTTCCACGGTGAGCGGGAAAATTCGCCCCGAGTGCGATGCCCTGGACGCTGTCGCCTCGATTCTGCCCGCGGGTACCCTGAGCGGGGCGCCGAAGATTCGCGCCTGTCAGCTCATTAATGATCTCGAAGGCAATAAACGTGGTATTTATGGCGGGGCCATCGGCTACCTCGATTTTTCCGGGAACCTCGATACCTGCATCGGTATCCGCATCGCCTACAAGATCGGGAACACGGTCTACGCGCGCAGCGGCGCGGGTATCGTCCAAGATTCCGTTGCCGCCACCGAATACCAAGAAACCCTAAATAAGGCTGCGGCCGTCCTGGAAGCTTTGCACGACGCCGCCCAGCTGGAGGAATGCTCATGA
- a CDS encoding anthranilate synthase component II → MILIIDNYDSFTYNLVQLVGSFRPDVKVVRNDALSVAEIDALAPDGIIISPGPGFPRDAGVSMPLVEQLAGKYPILGVCLGHQAICEAFGATVTYAAEVVHGIARPARMDTSSTLFAGCEDEEMVARYHSLAVREDTLGDDLAVTSRCVGDGEVMAVEHRRFPVFGVQFHPESILTPCGRTIMKNFLARCR, encoded by the coding sequence ATGATCCTCATCATTGATAACTACGATTCTTTCACCTACAACCTGGTGCAGCTGGTCGGATCTTTCCGCCCGGATGTCAAGGTGGTGCGTAATGATGCCCTGAGCGTGGCGGAGATTGATGCGTTGGCCCCGGATGGAATTATTATTTCCCCGGGCCCGGGCTTCCCCCGCGACGCCGGCGTATCCATGCCGCTGGTGGAGCAGCTAGCCGGAAAATACCCCATCCTCGGGGTGTGCCTGGGCCACCAGGCAATTTGCGAGGCATTCGGAGCTACCGTGACGTACGCGGCGGAGGTGGTGCACGGCATCGCCCGCCCGGCGCGCATGGATACCTCCAGTACCCTCTTTGCGGGGTGCGAGGATGAGGAAATGGTGGCTCGCTACCATTCGCTTGCGGTGCGCGAAGATACCCTCGGCGATGATCTGGCCGTGACCTCGCGCTGCGTGGGGGACGGGGAGGTCATGGCGGTGGAGCACCGCCGCTTCCCCGTCTTCGGGGTGCAATTCCATCCCGAATCGATCCTCACCCCCTGCGGGCGCACGATCATGAAGAATTTCCTCGCGCGCTGCCGGTAG